CACAAATgttggagggaggaagagaaaggagggaaggggaggcccCAGTGAGGGAGAGTGCCAGGTCCCTATGCactgccccaccctcccccagacACCAGGTGGGGATCCTGGGCAGGGCCAGCTTTactggtttggggtggggggtggggggtgggagaagggacaCGCAGAAGCACGGTCTACAGCCTCCAGGGCAACTGGAAGTCCTCGGGTTCCAGCGGACTGCAGTGGGTCGCCTCCACGTTCCTGAGGTGCTGGCGAGCCAGGAACAGCGCGACCTGCCGGCGCCGCCGCCGGCTCAGGCCCTGGCCCACTAGCCAGGGGAAAGCGAGCCCGTGcgggccccaggcctcctggtccTCCTGCCGGTCCTCACAGCGCGCGCGGTAGGAGCGCAGCAGGGCTAGGCACCACTCGTCATCCACGCGGTAGCGCGCGTAGAAGGCGGCCTCCTGCGCCAGGCTGCCGGCACGCAGCCATCGGGTCACGACAGCGAGGCCCTCGCGCGCCATCACGGCGGGGTAGCGGTGCTGCAGCAGGCGCAGGAGCAGCTCGTTGCCGCGGTGGCCCTCCACGTCGCCCGACGGCAGGGGGCGCAGGTGGCCCGAGGTGCTGACCACGTCGTCCAGCGTGCGCCGGAGCAGCAGCACCGGCCCGGGGTAGCGGCACAACTGCTCGGCCACGTTGAGGTTGAAGTGCTCGCGCACCGTGCgcaccaccagtcccttccagCTGTGAGGCATGACCTTCAGCGCCAGCGGCACGAGGTCGTCGAAGGTGGCATCGAGCACCAGCGCGCCCAGCTCCGGGCACGTCATGGTGGCCCACGTGGCCGTGAAGCCGCCGATGGACCAGCCGTAGAGCACCACATGCGCGGGCGGGAAGTGCAGGCGGTGCAGCGCGTACTTGACCACCACGTCCATGGCGTTGGCGTCGTGCTGAGGGAACGGTGCGCCCGTGCTGCCCCCGAAGCCCGGGTGGTTCCAGCCCAACACCGAATAGCCGGCCTCCAGCGGCGCCGACAGACAGCCCATCTCGTAGAAGCCGGCGTTGCCCTCGCAGCAGATGACGAGGCGCAGGCCGCGGCCATGGCTGCCCGGGCGCTGGCGGCGGTCCATGAACATGGTGTCGATCTCGTTGCCGTCACAGGCCACCAGCTTGGCGCGCCGGCCGCGGTAGCGGTCCACCAGGCGCTCCTGGCCCTGctgcagcagcggcagcagcgcCCGCGTCATCAGGAACATGGAGCCGGGGTACACGAGCCAGCGGCCCATTGAGTGGGCCAGCGCGTAGCTGGCGAGCTGGCCGGGCAGCTCACGGATCTGCTGCAGGAGGCACTGCGCCTGGCTGCGCGCCCCGCGGGGCGGCCGCCCTTGCGCGTCTTCGCCCAGCGCCGCGCCCCGCAGCAGCCACACGcccgccgcggccgccgcgcACGTCAGCGCCCGGTGACCGCTGCGGCCCCCGGCGGCGGCGCGCACGTCATCCCAGCGGAAGTCCACAGGCCAGCCGCGGAAGTTGCAGGTGTAGTTTGCTGTCAGGTAGATCTTGAACAGGTGCACCAGCGCCTTCAC
This DNA window, taken from Balaenoptera ricei isolate mBalRic1 chromosome 15, mBalRic1.hap2, whole genome shotgun sequence, encodes the following:
- the ABHD16B gene encoding protein ABHD16B → MCVVCFVKALVHLFKIYLTANYTCNFRGWPVDFRWDDVRAAAGGRSGHRALTCAAAAAGVWLLRGAALGEDAQGRPPRGARSQAQCLLQQIRELPGQLASYALAHSMGRWLVYPGSMFLMTRALLPLLQQGQERLVDRYRGRRAKLVACDGNEIDTMFMDRRQRPGSHGRGLRLVICCEGNAGFYEMGCLSAPLEAGYSVLGWNHPGFGGSTGAPFPQHDANAMDVVVKYALHRLHFPPAHVVLYGWSIGGFTATWATMTCPELGALVLDATFDDLVPLALKVMPHSWKGLVVRTVREHFNLNVAEQLCRYPGPVLLLRRTLDDVVSTSGHLRPLPSGDVEGHRGNELLLRLLQHRYPAVMAREGLAVVTRWLRAGSLAQEAAFYARYRVDDEWCLALLRSYRARCEDRQEDQEAWGPHGLAFPWLVGQGLSRRRRRQVALFLARQHLRNVEATHCSPLEPEDFQLPWRL